From Anopheles funestus chromosome 3RL, idAnoFuneDA-416_04, whole genome shotgun sequence, a single genomic window includes:
- the LOC125768325 gene encoding uncharacterized protein LOC125768325 — MVSPSKAKLSRIAGQQQQQQLTQEEQQQQQQLPSQASQRKSNNKVQLVKGSKPLVYHRFYLDIEQHQVATKIETTIKQLGGSIEFFLNKDITHFITDKLQQGEHLSNANAAGETVERKDLLLPAVASPSPGITTARRFPSVPSPATATGSSLLQQPRQQQQHQSQRSSRQLLHLTHQQQTHGQYVNDYESATSRTSSPCPPPITSSTRTTAPSSAAAACITTSRGAASVQKQQQVVLGPEPASSTAALVGFDGKVKPLHLTSNSLPTAAAAAPRSRADAMLQRVRQQQQQQQQTQYSQQPSYGVLHSSPLNPTTSGLTYGSTPTKVSTPSPFQSSSHHKQLPSPSYSPAGAGVGPLGTGTRTAAAPRQNSPVQLVRSWGTLIWSAEYALKFLRKVLASLPNENGSKRSRSGVGSTDVAAGGRQHRHRHHHGSSSTRPSQHVHHLRGPFIKIECLSAPSNYRPVYKEFKRWPVLLRNGKDLAGKKSPFADVNEPTPTPERKQLDERAAGGKGNGLETVVTQATVEGTSTNRMTRKLSSTISNATAARTGSTTTGKNAETVVKKRPQEKPAAAPPRDCGYCEICRIEYDSLAVHVQSESHQAFVQNDDNFVSLDRLLDSFGGGGGGGGEGGDDTRLADGYDTEEGAVAVEAFFQQLQNATRVKRVADEEPFERRRVSAHQPKALAKGKQERKERQEEKEQKGQQRTTTSTTTTTTTVTVAVTTTTTAAADELIERQKTPIGDRTIKEEAVAEVKQEQPQTQPTAHEEESNATKDGNEQRLLKCKQKSKRAQVKRKFDGDHSEREQCERLDSALRQRSTAHGSDGDGDKQDSSDCGNTTQELIKLALKSVIASFDCSDSEFLEDVERTLDDSVRLDESGLQCTGDSVKEQQLDKCSHNSKLGESDSNKRAANSSSNNNLTNRDSDSKQQQQQQQGQRTTRTRACKRQTDVVCAVSRGERRSSRVVLPAAAAVPVSSAFREVTGTLEHLTEASREGMFGRRSAIHHHPHNQLNHHNHQKHKSTLSALLLKQQQERDQQQHLLDLQEQNQIPKSAGSGPEWEEHEATDSGTVDHAAGMKVLTEFRKQRADDELNPDKTVLLVEPVPRSAVIAAPIDVTVANEKLGILESSAVIKPTTVVGNRRKRNPRPAQQEDAMGLKASTIAMNNKHHHRHTHVAHLTDGVGATGDAVGTKTRHATELAATLLECDGLDPKNTKRISLGLRQNPKRANLNEDFTSLLDETLERSKTSNNSAATKRAAQPRVRGPAKGKEQTVSKQQSSKVNDEKPNRGCDEVEEKEQKHDTLEHDRLTGVTAGVATSTKRTTGTMVSKKAAALEDIKVRGIRWRAPSPTTRPPVKSPLLYKVIDHQAGEEPISTCEELNERLTTSSSRSATMGPGSHTSRKESSTAVGGGTNTQSASNQPRASKSSTTGKPSGSSPGKKNGLIVKIRRVRQSELSLLNDEAENFMFPRKDDSSSDEDTDDDRQTSSEGFHAAGGNNFSIDLASSSEGDRGVTTIKKEADRHSEAEQQHVSLSEEKQQQTAGSTGGGSRKRKKATAATATRAASPLGSDHLSSPTTQTSPLKSDDSASVGPVLKRARLEPSGRRKGQKHTADYEKGQDPAGSRMRFPAAPIQPSTTVAVTKVLPVSSNDRLRRRRSQSSASEDKGHEEKHADEAAEAKASDDDEEDVEAEKKEEHKGKRRKGGVRGRRVQRKPDRDEDAVTSSTAVPLPTILCISCVARSYRGRGRGRGGVAGRRGRRGGVGRGGRRANRLQPGSSSCTCHLLDASRMPPPSSRRRNNESVERAGTPVSQRSTGTRASKTKTTPPNAAAPSSSSALAAAASSIMGSNSMCGSYIKGKEDGMGAVFKWINFRKRCEEIEPYRFAFERVPSLEPWYETFQRQDDGTEKVYEYFGSTGYRKLPYEMGPLPALGQNCCILNYKVIASRKSNRTASLQSSSSVSMEPASPSGSKSKPGSRLSTSEVQNITSSGSGSNSASAVNEPDGKKSSPSSSLSSLPLKKRKLLLQDGAGHSGSSVKADGTTGIIEGTSHSSRIARLIAGGSERPRKSPREHASTLAILSLLQQQQHRKRAGTIKILTSPKKATTATATQTTTLHEQLLHQDADSNGEELSRSCSRASERGSSRAGSSTGGIKFDRPLFPDSSYVNSRTLCLELDAFLSDELKRIAGEGAPSTLDGIVKKELSECIEAEDERELLADGTLVQSKPDCPTHEHPAGEMFDELDQELLPPASVVQEGIAIERNGLSVSKRDLLDVLQTVGTEPPLSLKLVQRCETVVKKIVQYDRKERSMLASGTGSGLAISSASPVIGLQLFDSGSSLATCGPGSGVGSVGGSFLKKRINRTGWPTNKRKIGTRTRQQSRFMLPAAKKSLSRESVKKEEPEEGVEEEEIKDEIVDVSRQCVLKSHDDDEDTDVEDDDEAEDGEAGEEEEEDGGEVVVAGRDEPEDDEDDADTIVEQKVEVNPARCMPRKDVAQATINEKTDCIRRKQPDSKQEKQGSMANRAGLRKMVERKRRKRSFGKQHETHKASVSKREHISKLSCKEQTDDGGEQKKEDLEVKDATNRLNAQESLHEQGCEKERHPIAYDSMPTLRAALMRDNSQLQRNMASSMLLPSSPSKSSFLNPSSSAELLERGSLRQSTAGLAPGSLNRGTVPHSTGREAPAMDCESLLCPASSPGSGTGPLLGANCCKYVTKTTTTMTRVDYDGGGNVTSSGLPPLKLKHSREDVSTNNEEEEQQHSHREDNRQKQSGATNRYRGATASSTLVGSAALTATHDSDDKECDSISSRSIFVSDDCDTTSSSTAINPPDDRPPSTGELPSVSTGHANHLHHTEPVVATNAHSSDVTSPSSLPSNPRLLSNTRVRRKESSGNEESIPNEAESTHNNELPSEKYMLVDALTKSPRTPSERIRNKMVKNRRVAIRMELATVAKKKQDAAKTHDDVVPPSKRRKSSSLGPPLPPPTVMPLSPPLTTSTSSSSSSSYGADDKAPLSPVGVVTSVRRKTHTDDRIIGEELLQDEQSLQHSSSANSGKVTENSAGIVLTPSKIKTRSSTFGHSPPKRTYGGAKLSLKKLPFVSLIKTTFVPDGGTTDKACTLVNGTQSLCTKNANKSNRRRKSVDKKTGNKSSPSVKKVLKKRQEPKQNVTMAKKKQIKPVTGGVGSKRNKKLSARSKKIGARKKLQKRVEDVVSSGHFNNNSGAITNDGLEHQEEEDPLGTANERENSVEQHHTDEERNHRQHHHHTTTRVHDLMEEHLIEEEEEEEEEELLKRNAVVEEEDEEDLDGVDEEEHYELLELMEVEEQAEEADEEDEMGDVADEEEEEEDAHQAEEEEEEEEEAEEEEDALLTGEDEVAERQQRQQKRQDDEERKLIMADHDYSDQHVDPTLADAEFVEVEELEEDDLESDEEDDLGEEEEAEEEQTEEDEAEDEDVDDEDDVEGNPLTATHPCRVTVAPSALSFGKQQRLKLTFASSSGASSTLAIDSATSTTVAAGTSASTAAKTFTTANSSSPTKYSPRKLRKPRGRWYRER; from the exons ATGGTCTCACCCTCGAAGGCCAAACTTTCCAGGATCGCCggtcaacagcagcagcagcagctaacGCAGGaagagcagcaacaacagcaacagcttccATCTCAGGCATCCCAAAGGAAATCGA ATAACAAGGTGCAGTTGGTAAAGGGCTCGAAACCGTTAGTGTACCATCGGTTCTATCTCGATATAGAACAGCATCAGGTCGCAACGAAGATTGAAACAACCATCAAACAGCTCGGCGGT TCGATAGAGTTCTTTCTAAACAAGGACATTACACACTTCATAACCGACAAGTTACAGCAAGGCGAACATCTTTCCAATGCAAACGCTGCTGGTGAGACTGTCGAACGGAAAGACCTATTACTACCAGCAGTAGCATCACCGTCACCTGGTATTACTACTGCACGCCGCTTTCCATCGGTTCCATCACCGGCAACTGCTACCGGTTCGTCGCTATTGCAGCAACCgcgccaacagcagcagcatcagtcGCAGCGCAGTTCGCGTCAACTTCTTCATTTGACGCACCAGCAGCAAACCCACGGTCAATATGTAAATGATTACGAATCGGCGACCAGTCGTACATCGTCACCATGTCCACCACCGATAACATCATCAACCAGAACAACTGCACCTTCctcagcagcggcagcatgCATCACTACCAGCAGAGGTGCAGCATCCgtgcagaagcagcagcaagtGGTGCTGGGGCCGGAACCTGCCTCCAGCACTGCGGCGTTGGTAGGGTTTGATGGAAAG GTTAAACCGCTCCACCTAACGTCCAACAGTCTgccgacagcagcagcagcagcaccacgcAGCCGTGCAGATGCTATGCTACAGCGTgtacgtcagcagcagcagcaacagcaacaaacgcaGTACAGCCAACAGCCATCCTACGGTGTGCTACACTCGTCGCCACTAAATCCCACCACCTCGGGCCTAACGTACGGTTCCACACCGACAAAAGTCAGTACACCGTCTCCGTTTCAATCGTCCTCGCACCATAAGCAGTTGCCAAGTCCAAGCTACAGTCCGGCTGGTGCTGGTGTAGGCCCGCTTGGTACTGGAACGCGAACAGCTGCTGCACCCCGTCAGAACAGCCCGGTGCAGCTGGTCCGATCCTGGGGCACCCTTATCTGGAGTGCGGAATATGCGCTAAAGTTTCTGCGTAAAGTGCTCGCTTCCCTACCGAACGAGAACGGCTCGAAACGTTCCCGAAGCGGGGTAGGAAGCACGGATGTAGCAGCAGGTGGACGACAGCATCGACACCGGCATCATCATGGATCGTCCTCGACGCGCCCATCGCAGCACGTGCATCATCTGCGCGGACCGTTCATAAAGATCGAGTGTCTGTCGGCACCGAGTAACTATCGGCCCGTTTACAAAGAATTTAAACGGTGGCCTGTGCTGTTGCGAAACGGGAAAGATCTCGCCGGTAAAAAAAGTCCATTTGCGGACGTAAACGAACCCACTCCCACACCGGAGCGAAAGCAGCTGGATGAGCGAGCTGCTGGCGGGAAGGGTAACGGGCTGGAAACGGTGGTGACGCAAGCTACTGTGGAGGGTACGAGTACAAATAGGATGACGAGGAAGCTTTCCAGCACCATTAGCAACGCCACTGCTGCACGAACCGGAAGTACAACGACGGGTAAAAACGCTGAAACTGTGGTAAAGAAACGGCCACAGGAAAAACCGGCCGCGGCTCCACCGAGAGACTGTGGCTATTGTGAGATTTGTCGCATAGAGTACGATTCATTGGCCGTGCACGTACAGTCGGAAAGCCATCAAGCGTTCGTGCAAAACGACGACAACTTTGTCTCGCTCGATCGGTTGCTAGATTccttcggtggtggtggtggtggtggtggtgaaggtgGCGACGATACTAGGCTGGCGGACGGATATGACACCGAGGAgggtgctgttgctgttgaggCTTTTTTTCAGCAGCTTCAAAACGCGACCCGTGTGAAACGGGTCGCTGATGAGGAACCGTTTGAACGAAGGCGTGTTAGTGCACACCAGCCGAAAGCATTAGCGAAAGGCAAACAGGAAAGGAAGGAACGGCAGGAAGAGAAGGAGCAGAAAGGACAGCAGAGGACAaccacatcaacaacaacaacaacaacaacggtgACGGTGGCggtgacgacgacgacaacggcCGCCGCTGACGAACTGAtcgaaagacaaaaaacaCCGATCGGTGATAGAACTATTAAGGAAGAAGCAGTAGCAGAAGTGAAACAAGAACAACCGCAAACGCAACCAACAGCGCACGAGGAGGAAAGCAACGCAACAAAAGACGGAAACGAGCAGCGTTTGCTAAAATGCAAGCAAAAGAGTAAACGCGCacaagtgaaaagaaagtttgaTGGTGATCATAGTGAGCGGGAGCAGTGCGAACGGCTTGACAGTGCATTGCGGCAACGCTCAACAGCGCACGGTTCCGACGGTGACGGTGACAAGCAAGATAGTTCCGATTGTGGTAATACTACGCAAGAGCTTATAAAACTTGCCCTCAAATCGGTGATAGCGTCGTTCGACTGTAGTGACAGTGAGTTTCTGGAAGACGTAGAACGAACACTGGACGATTCGGTTCGTCTCGATGAGAGTGGTTTGCAGTGTACAGGCGACAGTGTGAAGGAACAGCAGCTGGATAAGTGTTCGCACAATAGCAAACTGGGTGAAAGTGATAGTAATAAGCGTGCTGCcaatagtagtagtaataataatttaacaaaccGTGATAGTGAtagcaaacagcagcagcagcagcaacagggtCAAAGGACGACCCGTACCAGAGCGTGCAAACGGCAAACGGACGTTGTTTGTGCGGTTTCGCGCGGTGAACGCCGGAGTAGTCGTGTCGTGTTACCGGCAGCGGCGGCGGTGCCCGTATCGTCAGCATTCCGGGAAGTGACGGGAACATTGGAACATTTAACAGAGGCAAGCCGTGAAGGAATGTTTGGGCGACGGTCAGcaattcatcatcatccacataATCAACTGAATCATCATAACCATCAGAAGCACAAATCAACCCTTAGCGCACTATTGCTcaaacagcagcaggaacgtgatcagcagcagcatctgCTGGATCTGCAGGAACAAAACCAGATACCAAAATCTGCCGGCAGCGGTCCCGAGTGGGAGGAACACGAAGCGACAGATAGTGGTACCGTCGATCATGCTGCCGGGATGAAAGTATTAACCGAGTTTCGAAAGCAGCGCGCAGACGACGAGTTGAACCCGGATAAAACGGTGTTGTTAGTTGAACCGGTACCACGGTCAGCGGTCATAGCAGCACCGATCGATGTTACAGTCGCGAACGAGAAGCTGGGCATTTTAGAATCATCAGCCGTAATAAAGCCTACCACCGTCGTGGGTAACCGGCGGAAGCGCAATCCACGGCCGGCACAGCAAGAGGACGCAATGGGATTAAAAGCATCAACGATTGCGATGAACAACAaacaccatcatcgtcatACGCATGTGGCGCATCTGACCGATGGTGTCGGTGCAACCGGTGATGCGGTTGGCACGAAAACGCGTCACGCTACTGAGCTGGCCGCTACGCTGCTCGAGTGTGACGGGTTGGATCCGAAGAATACGAAACGCATCAGCCTTGGATTGCGGCAAAATCCGAAACGTGCAAACCTGAACGAAGACTTTACCAGCCTGCTGGACGAAACGCTCGAACGGTCGAAAACTTCCAACAACTCTGCAGCGACAAAACGTGCTGCACAGCCCCGCGTACGGGGTCCAGCGAAGGGAAAGGAACAGACGGTCTCGAAGCAACAGTCCAGTAAGGTGAACGATGAAAAACCGAACCGTGGCTGTGACGAGGTAGAGGAGAAGGAACAAAAGCACGACACGTTAGAGCACGATCGGCTTACGGGTGTCACGGCAGGTGTTGCGACGAGCACAAAGCGTACGACCGGAACAATGGTCAGCAAGAAGGCGGCCGCACTGGAGGACATTAAGGTGCGCGGTATACGATGGAGAGCACCGAGTCCGACGACGCGACCGCCGGTAAAATCCCCACTGCTGTATAAGGTGATCGATCACCAAGCCGGAGAAGAGCCAATCTCAACTTGCGAGGAACTGAACGAACGCTTGACGACATCATCCTCCCGGTCCGCAACAATGGGACCGGGTTCGCATACATCGCGCAAAGAATCGTCGACTGCTGTCGGTGGTGGTACTAACACACAATCCGCTAGCAATCAGCCACGAGCATCTAAATCTTCCACAACAGGAAAGCCATCGGGTAGTTCGCCCGGCAAGAAGAATGGACTGATAGTGAAGATAAGGCGCGTGCGCCAGTCCGAGCTAAGCCTGTTGAATGATGAGGCGGAAAATTTCATGTTTCCCCGAAAGGACGACAGCAGCTCGGACGAGGACACTGATGATGATCGGCAAACGTCGTCGGAAGGATTCCATGCTGCCGGTGGTAACAATTTCTCGATTGATTTAGCCAGCAGTAGCGAAGGGGACCGAGGCGTGACGACGATAAAGAAGGAAGCGGACAGACACTCGGAAGCGGAGCAGCAACACGTATCGCTTAGTgaggaaaagcaacaacaaactgcCGGCAGTACCGGTGGTGGTAGTAGAAAGCGTAAGAAAGCGACTGCTGCAACTGCTACCAGAGCTGCCTCGCCGCTTGGTAGTGATCATTTGTCGTCTCCAACTACGCAAACATCACCATTAAAATCCGATGATTCCGCATCGGTTGGGCCGGTACTGAAGCGTGCACGGCTCGAACCGAGCGGGCGCCGGAAAGGCCAGAAACACACAGCCGACTATGAAAAGGGTCAAGATCCTGCCGGTAGCAGGATGCGATTTCCAGCGGCCCCCATCCAGCCAAGCACCACAGTAGCAGTAACAAAAGTGTTGCCCGTATCTTCCAACGATCGGTTACGGCGCCGCCGCAGCCAGTCGAGCGCATCGGAAGATAAGGGACACGAGGAGAAGCATGCTGAtgaagcagcagaagcaaaagCGTCTGATGACGATGAGGAAGATGTTGAAGCAGAGAAGAAGGAGGAGCATAAGGGAAAGAGAAGGAAAGGTGGCGTGCGTGGACGACGCGTACAGAGAAAACCCGACCGGGATGAGGATGCGGTCACCAGCAGTACCGCCGTACCGTTGCCGACGATTCTTTGTATTAGCTGCGTCGCGCGATCGTATCGTGGACGCGGCCGTGGTCGCGGCGGTGTCGCGGGTCGTCGTGGACGCCGTGGCGGTGTAGGGCGCGGTGGCAGACGAGCAAATCGTTTGCAGCCCGGCTCATCGTCATGCACGTGCCATTTGTTGGACGCTTCGCGTATGCCACCACCTTCCAGCAGGCGGCGTAACAACGAATCCGTTGAACGTGCCGGTACGCCCGTGTCTCAGCGTAGCACTGGTACGCGTGCGTCCAAAACGAAAACCACTCCACCGAACGCAGCAGCACCTTCATCGTCATCAGcactggcagcagcagcatcatctaTTATGGGCAGCAACAGTATGTGTGGAAGCTACATCAAGGGCAAGGAGGATGGGATGGGGGCAGTATTTAAATGGATCAACTTTCGCAAGCGCTGCGAAGAGATCGAACCGTATCGGTTCGCGTTCGAGCGTGTGCCCTCGCTGGAACCGTGGTACGAAACGTTCCAGCGGCAGGACGACGGCACGGAAAAGGTATACGAATATTTTGGCAGCACTG GCTACCGGAAATTACCGTACGAGATGGGTCCGTTGCCGGCCCTGGGTCAGAATTGTTGCATACTCAACTACAAGGTTATCGCGAGCCGTAAATCGAATCGTACCGCATCACTGCAATCTTCTTCATCGGTCTCAATGGAACCTGCGTCACCGAGCGGTAGTAAGAGCAAGCCAGGATCAAGGCTTAGTACGTCCGAGGTGCAAAACATCACCAGCAGTGGGAGTGGCTCCAATTCTGCTAGTGCTGTTAATGAGCCAGATGGGAAAAAATCATCCCCATCCTCATCACTGTCCTCGTTGCCATTGAAAAAACGTAAGCTGCTACTGCAGGACGGTGCTGGACATTCGGGCAGCTCGGTCAAGGCTGATGGCACGACCGGCATCATCGAGGGAACAAGCCATAGTAGCCGAATAGCGCGGCTGATCGCTGGTGGAAGCGAACGACCACGTAAATCGCCCCGTGagcacgcttccacactggcGATACTAAGTCtgctccagcagcagcaacaccgcaAGCGGGCAGGAACTATCAAGATACTTACCAGTCCAAAGAAGGCTACCACAGCGACGGCAACACAAACGACAACCCTGCACGAGCAGCTCCTGCATCAGGACGCTGACAGCAATGGGGAGGAGTTGAGCCGTTCCTGTTCACGTGCGAGCGAACGTGGCAGTTCGCGGGCAGGTTCGTCGACCGGTGGTATCAAGTTCGACAGACCGCTCTTTCCGGACAGCAGCTACGTAAACAGTCGTACGTTGTGCCTAGAGTTGGATGCATTCCTATCGGACGAGCTGAAACGTATCGCAGGAGAAGGAGCACCTTCCACATTGGATGGTATTGTGAAAAAAGAACTATCCGAATGCATCGAGGCGGAAGATGAGCGTGAGCTGCTGGCCGATGGTACGTTGGTACAAAGCAAACCGGACTGTCCGACACACGAACATCCAGCGGGAGAAATGTTCGACGAGTTGGATCAGGAATTGCTTCCTCCAGCGTCGGTTGTGCAAGAAGGCATTGCAATCGAACGGAATGGACTGTCCGTAAGCAAGCGTGATCTGCTCGATGTGTTGCAAACGGTCGGCACGGAACCACCGCTTAGTCTAAAGCTCGTTCAGCGATGTGAGACGGTGGTAAAGAAGATCGTTCAGTACGATCGTAAGGAGCGATCGATGCTGGCTAGTGGAACGGGTTCGGGACTTGCCATTTCATCCGCTTCACCGGTGATCGGTCTGCAGCTGTTTGATAGTGGTTCGAGTCTGGCCACGTGTGGACCAGGTAGCGGTGTCGGAAGTGTCGGAGGTTCATTTCTAAAGAAGCGCATCAACCGTACCGGTTGGCCAACGAACAAGCGTAAGATTGGTACGCGTACCAGGCAGCAGTCGCGGTTCATGCTACCAGCGGCCAAAAAGTCCCTCTCGAGGGAGTCggtaaaaaaggaagaaccaGAAGAAGGGGTGgaggaagaagaaattaaGGATGAAATCGTTGATGTGTCGCGACAGTGTGTGTTGAAAAGTCACGACGACGATGAAGACACGGACGTAGAGGACGATGATGAGGCGGAGGATGGTGAGGCGGGCgaagaagaggaggaggatGGTGGTGAGGTGGTTGTTGCCGGTAGGGATGAGCCCGAggacgatgaggatgatgcTGACACAATAGTGGAGCAGAAAGTAGAAGTAAATCCTGCTAGGTGTATGCCCAGAAAGGACGTTGCGCAAGCAACAATCAACGAAAAGACTGACTGTATTCGTCGTAAACAACCGGACAGCAAGCAAGAGAAGCAAGGAAGTATGGCGAATCGTGCCGGACTTCGGAAAATGGTGGAACGAAAAAGACGGAAACGTTCGTTTGGAAAGCAACACGAAACACATAAAGCGAGTGTCTCCAAACGTGAACATATCAGCAAACTATCGTGTAAGGAGCAAACGGACGATGGTGGTGAACAAAAGAAGGAAGACCTCGAAGTAAAGGATGCGACAAACCGGCTGAACGCGCAGGAAAGTCTCCATGAGCAAGGCTGTGAAAAGGAACGACATCCCATTGCCTACGATTCGATGCCCACACTTCGAGCGGCGCTCATGCGGGACAACAGTCAACTGCAGCGCAACATGGCTTCGTCGATGTTGCTACCGTCATCGCCTTCGAAATCATCGTTCTTAAATCCTTCTTCCAGCGCTGAGCTATTGGAACGCGGATCTTTACGACAATCAACGGCCGGTTTAGCACCAGGGAGTTTGAATCGTGGCACCGTGCCACATTCGACAGGCCGCGAAGCACCGGCGATGGATTGTGAAAGTTTGTTGTGTCCTGCATCTAGCCCTGGTTCCGGTACCGGCCCGTTGCTGGGTGCTAACTGCTGCAAATACGTAACgaaaaccaccaccacaatGACGCGAGTTGATTACGACGGTGGAGGGAATGTTACGTCCAGTGGGTTACCACCGCTAAAGCTAAAACATTCCCGCGAAGACGTATCCACCAACAACGAGGAAGAGGAGCAGCAACACTCACACAGGGAGGACAATCGCCAAAAGCAATCCGGTGCTACGAATCGTTATCGTGGCGCAACCGCCAGCAGTACGTTGGTTGGATCTGCTGCACTGACGGCAACGCACGATAGTGATGATAAGGAGTGTGACTCCATCAGCTCTCGAAGCATCTTCGTCAGCGATGACTGTGATACAACTTCGTCCTCGACCGCCATAAACCCGCCAGACGATCGACCACCTTCAACCGGTGAATTGCCATCCGTCTCCACTGGTCATGCTAATCATCTTCATCACACTGAACCTGTAGTTGCCACTAATGCGCATTCGTCTGATGTTACTTCCCCTTCATCGTTACCATCAAATCCCCGCCTGCTGTCCAATACGAGAGTGCGACGAAAGGAAAGTTCGGGGAATGAAGAATCGATTCCAAACGAAGCAGAGTCAACGCACAACAACGAACTACCGTCGGAGAAATATATGCTCGTCGACGCACTTACCAAATCTCCGCGTACACCGAGTGAAAGGATACGCAACAAAATGGTCAAAAATCGGCGTGTTGCTATCCGGATGGAATTGGCAACTGTTGCTAAGAAGAAGCAAGATGCAGCGAAAACCCATGACGACGTCGTACCGCCGTCGAAGCGCCGAAAATCTTCCTCCTTAGGTCCGCCACTTCCACCTCCGACAGTGATGCCACTTTCTCCTCCGCTAACAACTTCAACGTCCTCTTCATCCTCCTCGTCGTACGGTGCAGACGATAAGGCGCCCTTATCACCTGTGGGCGTTGTAACATCTGTACGGCGGAAAACGCACACGGACGATAGAATCATCGGCGAAGAACTGCTACAGGACGAACAAAGTTTGCAACATTCGTCCAGTGCCAACAGTGGCAAGGTAACCGAAAACAGTGCGGGGATTGTTCTTACACcatcgaaaataaaaactcgcTCATCAACGTTTGGCCATTCGCCGCCAAAACGCACCTATGGCGGAGCGAAACTCTCATTGAAGAAGCTCCCGTTTGTAAGCTTGATAAAAACAACCTTTGTGCCGGACGGAGGGACGACTGACAAAGCATGCACGCTTGTAAATGGTACCCAAAGTCTTTGTACGAAAAATGCTAACAAAAGCAATCGGCGTAGAAAGTCGGTTGATAAGAAAACGGGTAATAAGTCGTCGCCATCTGTGAAAAAGGTGCTTAAGAAGAGACAAGAACCAAAGCAAAACGTTACGATGGctaagaagaaacaaatcaaacctgTTACGGGCGGTGTCGgtagtaaaagaaataaaaagttgtCTGCAAGATCGAAAAAGATTGGGGCGCGTAAAAAGCTACAAAAGCGCGTTGAAGATGTTGTAAGTAGTGGCCATTTTAACAACAACAGTGGTGCAATTACGAACGATGGTCTTGAACATCAGGAGGAGGAAGATCCGTTAGGTACTGCAAACGAGCGGGAAAATTCGGTCGAACAGCACCATACGGACGAGGAGCGTAATCATcggcagcatcatcatcacacgaCAACACGGGTACACGATCTAATGGAGGAACATTTgattgaagaagaagaagaagaggaggaggaggagctGTTGAAGAGAAATGCAGTTGTTGAAGAGGAGGATGAGGAAGATTTGGATGGAGTTGATGAGGAAGAGCACTACGAATTGCTCGAGCTGATGGAAGTGGAGGAGCAAGCAGAAGAAGCAGACGAAGAAGACGAGATGGGTGATGTGGccgacgaagaagaagaagaagaggatgCACATCAAGcagaagaggaggaagaggaggaggaggaggcggaggaagaagaagacgcTTTGCTGACGGGTGAAGATGAAGTAGCGGAGCGGCAGCAACGGCAGCAGAAGCGGCAGGATGACGAGGAACGAAAGCTCATCATGGCCGATCATGACTACAGCGATCAACACGTCGATCCTACGCTAGCGGATGCCGAGTTTGTTGAGGTGGAAGAGTTGGAAGAGGACGATCTCGAGAGTGATGAGGAAGACGATCTCGGTGAAGAGGAGGAGGCAGAGGAGGAGCAGACGGAAGAAGACGAAGCGGAAGATGAGGACgttgatgatgaggatgatgttGAGGGTAACCCATTAACAGCAACTCATCCATGTCGAGTTACTGTAGCACCTTCAGCGCTGAGCTTTGGTAAGCAGCAACGTTTGAAACTAACGTTTGCTTCCTCCTCCGGTGCTTCTTCGACGTTGGCAATTGATTCGGCGACATCGACTACGGTAGCGGCCGGTACTAGCGCATCAACAGCGGCAAAAACCTTCACCACCGCGAACTCCTCGTCTCCGACCAAATACAGCCCTCGGAAGTTGCGGAAACCTCGTGGTCGGTGGTATCGCGAACGATGA